In the Helianthus annuus cultivar XRQ/B chromosome 11, HanXRQr2.0-SUNRISE, whole genome shotgun sequence genome, one interval contains:
- the LOC110890105 gene encoding NPL4-like protein 2: MLIRIRSRDGIERLQIDNPNTTIAQLKTLIESQLRVPINNQTLSTNQQLLLAKTPAEIAQFTDMSNPQTPIATLNITHGALIFLAYEGERTIAGPKIVPAGSFGRKMTMDDLIAKQMRIVRQESANCEVSFDRDAANGFQHYVNETLAFAVKRGGFMYGTVEDGKVEVDFIYEPPQQGTEESLLLLRDPDEEKVVEAIALGLGMRKLGFIFTQTVGQGKRDYTLSNREVLQAVELQAESEVKEWVTVVVKLEVNEDGGADVHFEAFQMSDLCVKLFKDGWFEGEIAEGDDPKCSKMNKDVVVGGKDTREVDNDFFLVVVKIFDHQGPLSSTFPVENRNTAITMRTLKNHLDRTKNLSFVKRISDFHLLLFIGRFLDVNSDVPALAGCVRAQATIPEGYQILIESMAASG, encoded by the exons ATGTTGATCAGAATCCGCAGCCGCGACGGGATCGAACGGCTACAAATCGACAATCCCAACACAACAATCGCccaactcaaaaccctaatcgaATCACAGCTCAGAGTACCCATCAACAACCAAACCCTCTCAACCAACCAACAACTCTTACTCGCCAAAACGCCCGCAGAAATCGCACAATTTACCGATATGTCCAACCCCCAAACCCCAATCGCCACCCTTAACATAACCCACGGAGCGCTTATATTCCTCGCTTACGAAGGCGAACGGACAATCGCGGGCCCGAAGATCGTGCCCGCAGGTTCGTTCGGGCGTAAGATGACAATGGATGACTTGATAGCGAAACAGATGAGGATAGTTAGGCAGGAGAGTGCCAACTGTGAGGTGTCGTTTGATCGCGATGCGGCTAACGGGTTCCAGCATTATGTGAACGAGACGTTGGCGTTCGCGGTGAAGCGTGGAGGGTTTATGTACGGGACGGTTGAGGATGGGAAGGTTGAGGTTGATTTTATATACGAACCGCCGCAGCAAGGGACGGAGGAGAGTTTGCTGTTGTTGAGGGATCCGGATGAGGAGAAGGTAGTCGAGGCGATTGCGTTGGGGTTAGGGATGCGGAAATTGGGGTTTATATTTACACAGACGGTTGGTCAAGGGAAGAGGGATTATACGTTGTCGAATAGGGAGGTGTTGCAGGCGGTGGAGTTGCAGGCGGAGAGTGAGGTGAAGGAGTgggtgacggtggtggtgaaGTTGGAGGTGAACGAGGACGGGGGTGCGGATGTGCATTTTGAGGCGTTTCAGATGAGTGATTTGTGTGTTAAGTTGTTTAAGGACGGGTGGTTTGAGGGGGAGATTGCGGAGGGTGATGACCCCAAGTGTTCGAAGATGAACAAGGATGTAGTCGTTGGTGGGAAGGATACGCGGGAAGTGGATAATGATTTCTTTTTGGTGGTTGTGAAGATCTTTGATCATCAG GGTCCATTATCATCAACATTTCCAGTTGAGAACCGAAACACAGCGATCACAATGAGAACTCTAAAGAACCATTTGGATCGTACCAAGAATCTCTCTTTCGTGAAGCGTATTTCTGACTTCCATTTACTGCTTTTCATAGGCAGGTTTCTCGACGTGAATTCCGATGTCCCAGCATTAGCAGGGTGTGTCCGCGCACAGGCAACCATTCCCGAAGGTTACCAGATCCTGATCGAGTCCATGGCAGCATCTGGTTGA
- the LOC110890104 gene encoding serine/threonine-protein phosphatase BSL1 isoform X1, which translates to MGSKQWMQPAPTYHPLQTFWDTEDDAPGPRCAHTLTAIAPTKTNGPRLILFGGATAIGGGPSSAVPGIRLDGVTNSVHVYDVLTRKWTRIQPAGEAPSPRAAHAAAVVGTMVAFQGGIGPAGHSTDDLYVLDLTNDKYKWHRVVVRGEGPGPRYGHVMDLVAQRYLVTVSGNDGKKVLSDAWALDTAQKPYAWQKLNPEGDKPSARMYATASARTDGMFLLCGGRDILGTPLADAYGLLMHKNGQWEWTPAPGVSPSPRYQHAAVFVGARLHVTGGVLRGGRAVDGEAAVAVLDTAAGVWLDRHGMVTSSRNNSKGGQSQTEDSSLELMRRGRHAAASVGGRIYVYGGLRGDVLLDDFLIAEESQNSDSRAPMLTSETTSGVTSPRSNNSSPFGPTPSSGRLSMNRESMERLAEASAAEAQAANAVWQAAQAHAMISNVSDDSQPAENNSEGSDTERDVTLHPRAVVVANETVGNLGGLIRQLSLNQFENESRRMIPSQNDRAYPTRKFTRQPSPQGLHKKVVSTLLRPRNWKPPANRRFFLDSYEVGELCHAAEQIFLHEPTVLQLKAPIKVFGDLHGQFGDLMRLFDEYGFPSTAGDITYIDYLFLGDYVDRGQHSLETITLLLALKIQYPENVHLIRGNHEAADINALFGFRLECIERMGENDGIWAWSRFNQLFNHLPLAAMIEKKIICMHGGIGRSIHSVEQIEKIERPITMDTGSLVLMDLLWSDPTENDSVEGLRPNARGPGLVTFGPDRVTDFCKRNKLQMIIRAHECVMDGFERFAQGQLITLFSATNYCGTANNAGALLVVGRGLVVVPKLIHPLPPPFNSPEASPEHVQDDTWMQELNYQRPPTPTRGRPQPNHDRNSLAYI; encoded by the exons ATGGGTTCAAAGCAGTGGATGCAACCAGCTCCAACCTATCATCCATTACAGACTTTTTGGGACACTGAAGATGACGCTCCGGGTCCCCGCTGCGCCCACACTCTCACCGCCATCGCACCCACCAAAACCAACGGCCCCCGCCTCATCTTATTCGGTGGCGCCACCGCTATTGGCGGCGGACCCTCCTCCGCAGTCCCCGGAATCC GGTTAGATGGTGTCACGAATTCGGTTCATGTGTATGATGTTCTTACTAGGAAATGGACCAG AATTCAACCAGCAGGCGAGGCACCTTCACCGAGGGCTGCTCACGCAGCAGCGGTTGTGGGAACCATGGTTGCGTTTCAG GGTGGGATAGGTCCTGCTGGGCATTCGACGGACGATCTTTACGTGCTCGACTTGACTAATGACAAATATAAATGGCACCG AGTTGTTGTTAGAGGGGAGGGTCCCGGCCCTCGGTATGGACATGTAATGGATTTGGTAGCCCAACGATATCTTGTTACTGTTAGTGGCAACGATG GAAAGAAAGTGCTTTCAGACGCTTGGGCTTTGGATACTGCGCAAAAACCATACGCTTGGCAGAAACTAAATCCAGAAGGTGATAAACCGTCTGCTAGAAT GTATGCAACTGCTAGTGCCCGCACAGATGGTATGTTTTTGCTTTGTGGTGGAAGAGACATCTTAGGCACG CCGCTAGCAGATGCCTATGGATTGCTCATGCATAAGAATGGTCAATGGGAATGGACACCTGCACCCGGAGTTTCACCGTCACCAAGATACCAACATGCAGCC GTGTTTGTTGGTGCTAGATTGCACGTTACCGGAGGTGTTTTGAGGGGAGGACGAGCAGTAGATGGTGAAGCAGCTGTTGCAG TTTTGGACACGGCTGCTGGTGTTTGGTTAGATAGACACGGCATGGTGACTTCTTCACGTAATAATAGCAAGGGTGGTCAAAGTCAAACCGAAGATTCTTCTTTGGAGCTCATGCGGCGTGGTAGGCATGCCGCTGCATCTGTTGGTGGTCGCATATATGTCTATGGCGGTCTTAGGGGAG ATGTGTTACTAGATGATTTTCTTATCGCTGAGGAATCGCAAAATTCGGATTCTCGAGCTCCTATGTTAACATCTGAAACCACCTCAGGTGTGACAAGTCCCAGGTCAAACAATTCGAGCCCGTTTGGTCCTACTCCTTCGTCTGGCAGATTAAG TATGAACAGGGAATCTATGGAGCGGCTGGCAGAAGCATCTGCCGCTGAAGCACAGGCTGCTAATGCTGTATGGCAAGCCGCACAGGCACATGCTATGATTTCAAATGTTTCAGATGACTCGCAACCTGCCGAAAACAATTCAGAGGGTAGCGATACCGAGAGAGATGTTACACTTCACCCAAGAGCT GTTGTGGTTGCCAACGAAACTGTAGGAAACCTCGGTGGGTTGATCCGGCAATTATCTTTGAATCAATTTGAAAATGAGAGTAGACGAATGATTCCTTCTCAAAATGACCGCGCATATCCAACCAGAAAGTTCACAAGGCAACCGTCACCTCAAGGCTTGCATAAGAAG GTCGTATCTACTTTACTTAGGCCTCGAAACTGGAAACCTCCTGCCAACAGGAGGTTTTTCCTTGATTCTTACGAAGTAGGAGAGCTTTGCCATGCAGCCGAACAAATATTTTTGCACGAGCCTACGGTTCTTCAATTAAAAGCTCCAATTAAGGTGTTTGGCGATCTCCACGGGCAATTTGGTGATTTGATGCGGTTGTTTGATGAATATGGATTTCCATCTACTGCTGGAGACATAAC ATACATTGACTATTTATTCCTTGGCGATTATGTTGATCGAGGACAACATAGTTTAGAGACGATCACTTTACTTCTTGCGCTTAAG ATTCAGTATCCCGAGAATGTGCATTTGATACGTGGGAACCATGAGGCTGCTGACATCAATGCACTCTTTGGATTTCGGCTTGAATGCATCGAAAGAATG GGGGAGAATGACGGGATCTGGGCATGGTCACGGTTCAATCAACTGTTTAACCATCTTCCGCTTGCGGCGATGATTGAGAAAAAGATAATATGTATGCATGGTGGCATAGGGAGGTCGATACATTCAGTCGAACAGATAGAGAAAATAGAGAGACCGATAACAATGGATACTGGATCTCTCGTCTTGATGGATTTATTATG GTCTGACCCGACAGAAAACGATAGCGTGGAAGGTCTACGGCCAAATGCTAGGGGACCGGGCCTCGTCACTTTTGGG CCTGACAGGGTTACAGACTTCTGTAAAAGAAACAAGCTTCAGATGATTATAAGAGCACATGAATGCGTAATGGATGGGTTTGAACGATTTGCTCAGGGCCAGTTGATTACCCTTTTCTCCGCCACTAACTATTGCG GGACCGCAAACAATGCCGGAGCTTTACTAGTGGTCGGCAGAGGACTGGTGGTTGTTCCTAAACTGATTCACCCGTTGCCGCCTCCTTTTAACTCACCGGAAGCATCTCCAGAGCATGTTCAAGACGACACATGGATGCAG GAGCTTAATTATCAAAGACCGCCAACGCCTACCAGGGGCCGACCCCAGCCTAATCATGACAGGAACTCACTTGCATATATTTGA
- the LOC110890104 gene encoding serine/threonine-protein phosphatase BSL1 isoform X2: MGSKQWMQPAPTYHPLQTFWDTEDDAPGPRCAHTLTAIAPTKTNGPRLILFGGATAIGGGPSSAVPGIRLDGVTNSVHVYDVLTRKWTRIQPAGEAPSPRAAHAAAVVGTMVAFQGGIGPAGHSTDDLYVLDLTNDKYKWHRVVVRGEGPGPRYGHVMDLVAQRYLVTVSGNDGKKVLSDAWALDTAQKPYAWQKLNPEGDKPSARMYATASARTDGMFLLCGGRDILGTPLADAYGLLMHKNGQWEWTPAPGVSPSPRYQHAAVFVGARLHVTGGVLRGGRAVDGEAAVAVLDTAAGVWLDRHGMVTSSRNNSKGGQSQTEDSSLELMRRGRHAAASVGGRIYVYGGLRGDVLLDDFLIAEESQNSDSRAPMLTSETTSGVTSPRSNNSSPFGPTPSSGRLRESMERLAEASAAEAQAANAVWQAAQAHAMISNVSDDSQPAENNSEGSDTERDVTLHPRAVVVANETVGNLGGLIRQLSLNQFENESRRMIPSQNDRAYPTRKFTRQPSPQGLHKKVVSTLLRPRNWKPPANRRFFLDSYEVGELCHAAEQIFLHEPTVLQLKAPIKVFGDLHGQFGDLMRLFDEYGFPSTAGDITYIDYLFLGDYVDRGQHSLETITLLLALKIQYPENVHLIRGNHEAADINALFGFRLECIERMGENDGIWAWSRFNQLFNHLPLAAMIEKKIICMHGGIGRSIHSVEQIEKIERPITMDTGSLVLMDLLWSDPTENDSVEGLRPNARGPGLVTFGPDRVTDFCKRNKLQMIIRAHECVMDGFERFAQGQLITLFSATNYCGTANNAGALLVVGRGLVVVPKLIHPLPPPFNSPEASPEHVQDDTWMQELNYQRPPTPTRGRPQPNHDRNSLAYI; the protein is encoded by the exons ATGGGTTCAAAGCAGTGGATGCAACCAGCTCCAACCTATCATCCATTACAGACTTTTTGGGACACTGAAGATGACGCTCCGGGTCCCCGCTGCGCCCACACTCTCACCGCCATCGCACCCACCAAAACCAACGGCCCCCGCCTCATCTTATTCGGTGGCGCCACCGCTATTGGCGGCGGACCCTCCTCCGCAGTCCCCGGAATCC GGTTAGATGGTGTCACGAATTCGGTTCATGTGTATGATGTTCTTACTAGGAAATGGACCAG AATTCAACCAGCAGGCGAGGCACCTTCACCGAGGGCTGCTCACGCAGCAGCGGTTGTGGGAACCATGGTTGCGTTTCAG GGTGGGATAGGTCCTGCTGGGCATTCGACGGACGATCTTTACGTGCTCGACTTGACTAATGACAAATATAAATGGCACCG AGTTGTTGTTAGAGGGGAGGGTCCCGGCCCTCGGTATGGACATGTAATGGATTTGGTAGCCCAACGATATCTTGTTACTGTTAGTGGCAACGATG GAAAGAAAGTGCTTTCAGACGCTTGGGCTTTGGATACTGCGCAAAAACCATACGCTTGGCAGAAACTAAATCCAGAAGGTGATAAACCGTCTGCTAGAAT GTATGCAACTGCTAGTGCCCGCACAGATGGTATGTTTTTGCTTTGTGGTGGAAGAGACATCTTAGGCACG CCGCTAGCAGATGCCTATGGATTGCTCATGCATAAGAATGGTCAATGGGAATGGACACCTGCACCCGGAGTTTCACCGTCACCAAGATACCAACATGCAGCC GTGTTTGTTGGTGCTAGATTGCACGTTACCGGAGGTGTTTTGAGGGGAGGACGAGCAGTAGATGGTGAAGCAGCTGTTGCAG TTTTGGACACGGCTGCTGGTGTTTGGTTAGATAGACACGGCATGGTGACTTCTTCACGTAATAATAGCAAGGGTGGTCAAAGTCAAACCGAAGATTCTTCTTTGGAGCTCATGCGGCGTGGTAGGCATGCCGCTGCATCTGTTGGTGGTCGCATATATGTCTATGGCGGTCTTAGGGGAG ATGTGTTACTAGATGATTTTCTTATCGCTGAGGAATCGCAAAATTCGGATTCTCGAGCTCCTATGTTAACATCTGAAACCACCTCAGGTGTGACAAGTCCCAGGTCAAACAATTCGAGCCCGTTTGGTCCTACTCCTTCGTCTGGCAGATTAAG GGAATCTATGGAGCGGCTGGCAGAAGCATCTGCCGCTGAAGCACAGGCTGCTAATGCTGTATGGCAAGCCGCACAGGCACATGCTATGATTTCAAATGTTTCAGATGACTCGCAACCTGCCGAAAACAATTCAGAGGGTAGCGATACCGAGAGAGATGTTACACTTCACCCAAGAGCT GTTGTGGTTGCCAACGAAACTGTAGGAAACCTCGGTGGGTTGATCCGGCAATTATCTTTGAATCAATTTGAAAATGAGAGTAGACGAATGATTCCTTCTCAAAATGACCGCGCATATCCAACCAGAAAGTTCACAAGGCAACCGTCACCTCAAGGCTTGCATAAGAAG GTCGTATCTACTTTACTTAGGCCTCGAAACTGGAAACCTCCTGCCAACAGGAGGTTTTTCCTTGATTCTTACGAAGTAGGAGAGCTTTGCCATGCAGCCGAACAAATATTTTTGCACGAGCCTACGGTTCTTCAATTAAAAGCTCCAATTAAGGTGTTTGGCGATCTCCACGGGCAATTTGGTGATTTGATGCGGTTGTTTGATGAATATGGATTTCCATCTACTGCTGGAGACATAAC ATACATTGACTATTTATTCCTTGGCGATTATGTTGATCGAGGACAACATAGTTTAGAGACGATCACTTTACTTCTTGCGCTTAAG ATTCAGTATCCCGAGAATGTGCATTTGATACGTGGGAACCATGAGGCTGCTGACATCAATGCACTCTTTGGATTTCGGCTTGAATGCATCGAAAGAATG GGGGAGAATGACGGGATCTGGGCATGGTCACGGTTCAATCAACTGTTTAACCATCTTCCGCTTGCGGCGATGATTGAGAAAAAGATAATATGTATGCATGGTGGCATAGGGAGGTCGATACATTCAGTCGAACAGATAGAGAAAATAGAGAGACCGATAACAATGGATACTGGATCTCTCGTCTTGATGGATTTATTATG GTCTGACCCGACAGAAAACGATAGCGTGGAAGGTCTACGGCCAAATGCTAGGGGACCGGGCCTCGTCACTTTTGGG CCTGACAGGGTTACAGACTTCTGTAAAAGAAACAAGCTTCAGATGATTATAAGAGCACATGAATGCGTAATGGATGGGTTTGAACGATTTGCTCAGGGCCAGTTGATTACCCTTTTCTCCGCCACTAACTATTGCG GGACCGCAAACAATGCCGGAGCTTTACTAGTGGTCGGCAGAGGACTGGTGGTTGTTCCTAAACTGATTCACCCGTTGCCGCCTCCTTTTAACTCACCGGAAGCATCTCCAGAGCATGTTCAAGACGACACATGGATGCAG GAGCTTAATTATCAAAGACCGCCAACGCCTACCAGGGGCCGACCCCAGCCTAATCATGACAGGAACTCACTTGCATATATTTGA